Proteins found in one Miscanthus floridulus cultivar M001 chromosome 4, ASM1932011v1, whole genome shotgun sequence genomic segment:
- the LOC136549929 gene encoding uncharacterized protein yields the protein MGADRFLSVAEGGLGGEALYCAVILWLSVMSWIIFTWVGDAGEADGRRSRKRRGGSRGSPVFVGASGICDGTGPGCSGGYGICGTCLD from the coding sequence atgggggcgGATCGGTTCCTGAGCGTGGCGGAGGGCGGCCTCGGCGGCGAGGCGCTCTACTGCGCGGTCATCCTGTGGCTGTCCGTGATGTCGTGGATCATCTTCACCTGGGTCGGCGACGCCGGGGAAGCAGacgggaggaggagcaggaagcGCCGGGGCGGCAGCCGCGGCAGCCCGGTGTTCGTTGGCGCGTCGGGGATCTGCGACGGCACCGGGCCCGGCTGCAGCGGCGGCTACGGCATCTGCGGCACCTGCCTCGACTAG